Proteins from a single region of Campylobacter sp. RM16704:
- a CDS encoding ABC-F family ATP-binding cassette domain-containing protein, which translates to MVEVKNLSMRFANQLLFEDVNLKLNRGERYGLIGANGAGKSTFLKILSGEIESSSGEICIDPNLKIAVLGQDQFAFENYTIKDAVMCANKRLYDALKEKEKLYTSEEFTDEINDRLSELEIITAEEDPNYDCELRCEKILSSLNIKDFNALMSTLQSADKFKVLLAQVLFLGADVLFLDEPTNNLDLEAISWLENELLRHEGTLVVISHDRHFLNKVCTRILDVDFKQIRDFAGNYDDWYMASTLLAKQAELKRDKTLKEREELENFIRRFSANASKAKQATSRAKALEKLELEEIKTSSRRDPSIVFRTNREIGNEVLELKGISKAYDKTLFENLELKLEKGDKIALIGANGVGKSTLAKIIASKLEPDSGHIHLGATIEMGYFAQDTTNLINEDLKLYEWLMSEKFKDLDEIRKCLGRMLFSGSDQEKMASSLSGGEKHRLMLSKLMLERGNFLLLDEPDNHLDLESIIALGEALYNFKGCVICISHDRELISAFANRIWFLENGKLTDFKGSYDEFLGGLE; encoded by the coding sequence ATGGTAGAAGTAAAAAATCTCTCAATGCGTTTTGCAAATCAGTTATTATTTGAAGATGTAAATTTAAAACTAAACCGCGGTGAAAGATATGGACTGATAGGTGCAAATGGAGCTGGTAAATCAACCTTTTTAAAAATTCTCTCAGGCGAAATAGAATCAAGTAGTGGAGAAATTTGTATAGATCCAAATTTAAAAATCGCTGTTTTAGGTCAAGATCAATTTGCTTTTGAAAACTACACCATCAAAGATGCGGTAATGTGTGCGAATAAAAGATTATACGATGCACTAAAAGAAAAAGAAAAACTTTATACGAGTGAAGAATTTACCGATGAAATCAATGATAGATTAAGCGAGCTTGAAATCATAACAGCAGAAGAGGATCCAAACTATGATTGTGAGCTTAGATGTGAAAAAATTTTAAGCTCTTTAAATATTAAAGATTTTAATGCCCTCATGAGCACTTTGCAAAGTGCAGATAAATTTAAAGTTTTACTAGCACAAGTATTGTTTTTAGGTGCTGATGTGTTATTTTTAGATGAGCCTACAAACAACCTTGACTTAGAAGCTATTTCTTGGCTTGAAAATGAGCTTTTAAGACATGAGGGAACCTTAGTAGTAATTAGCCATGATAGACATTTTCTAAATAAAGTTTGTACAAGAATTTTAGATGTGGATTTTAAACAAATTAGAGATTTTGCAGGAAATTATGATGATTGGTATATGGCTTCAACCTTACTTGCTAAACAAGCTGAACTCAAACGCGATAAAACCTTAAAAGAAAGAGAAGAATTAGAAAATTTCATACGCCGTTTTAGTGCAAACGCATCAAAGGCTAAACAAGCTACAAGCAGGGCCAAAGCTTTAGAAAAACTTGAACTTGAAGAGATTAAAACTTCAAGCAGGCGTGATCCTAGCATAGTTTTTAGAACTAATAGAGAAATAGGGAATGAAGTTTTAGAATTAAAAGGTATTAGCAAAGCTTATGATAAAACTTTATTTGAAAATTTAGAATTAAAATTAGAAAAAGGTGATAAAATAGCTTTAATTGGTGCAAATGGTGTAGGCAAAAGCACTTTAGCTAAAATCATCGCTTCAAAATTAGAACCTGATAGTGGCCATATTCACCTTGGTGCTACTATAGAAATGGGATATTTTGCTCAAGATACAACAAATTTAATTAATGAAGATTTGAAGCTTTATGAATGGTTAATGAGTGAAAAATTCAAAGATTTAGATGAAATTCGCAAATGTCTTGGTAGAATGCTTTTTAGCGGAAGCGATCAAGAAAAAATGGCTTCTAGTTTAAGCGGAGGCGAAAAACACCGCTTAATGCTTTCAAAACTAATGCTAGAACGCGGGAATTTTTTACTTTTAGATGAACCGGATAATCATTTAGATCTTGAAAGTATCATTGCATTAGGTGAAGCCTTGTATAATTTCAAAGGTTGTGTGATATGTATAAGCCACGATAGAGAGCTAATTAGTGCTTTTGCTAATCGTATATGGTTTTTAGAAAATGGGAAATTAACAGATTTCAAAGGAAGTTATGACGAATTTTTAGGAGGTTTAGAATGA